One genomic window of Cygnus atratus isolate AKBS03 ecotype Queensland, Australia chromosome 16, CAtr_DNAZoo_HiC_assembly, whole genome shotgun sequence includes the following:
- the LOC118258425 gene encoding ankyrin repeat domain-containing protein SOWAHC-like, with translation MAAMLVDAGADINMRAHVSTGPGWRSLLGRGVLSTSHVVPGSAPTAALSLGQGGYTPLHIAALHGHRQIVDLLIERFGAKQNLRDYSGHLAGHYLGSAATLDGDPDTPQLPSGRGERGRNRRLACLLLPKAGGQARRRWGSAEDLAEPEEERAPAQLLAPPASYRAVRKFSR, from the exons ATGGCCGCGATGCTCGTGGATGCTGGGGCTGACATCAACATGAGAGCG CACGTGAGTACAGGCCCCGGCTGGCGGTCGCTGCTGGGCCGGGGGGTGCTGAGCACGTCACACGTGGTGCCCGGCTCTGCCCCCACAGCAGCTCTCTCCCTCGGGCAGGGC ggctaCACCCCCCTGCACATCGCCGCGCTCCACGGGCACCGCCAGATCGTGGACCTGCTCATCGAGCGCTTTG GGGCCAAGCAGAACCTGCGGGACTACAGCGGGCACCTGGCCGGGCACTACCTGGGCTCTGCAGCGACGCTGGACGGGGACCCCGACACCCCCC AGCTGCCCTCGGGCCGCGGTGAGCGCGGCCGGAACCGGCGCCTggcctgcctgctgctgcccaaggCCGGCGGGCAGGCGCGGCGGCGCTGGGGCTCGGCCGAGGACCTTGCGGAGCCAGAGGAAGAGCGAGCCCCGGCGCAGCTCCTCGCACCGCCCGCGTCCTACCGGGCCGTCCGCAAGTTCTCTCGCTAG
- the PCIF1 gene encoding mRNA (2'-O-methyladenosine-N(6)-)-methyltransferase isoform X1: MANENHGSPAEEASLMSHSPGTSNQNQPSSPKPMRLVQDLPDELVQAGWEKCWSKRENRPYYFNRFTNQSLWEMPVLGQHDVISDPLGLNAAPMPLEGGMVETSVDSRQRKRRFSEEVPPSGNSVKKPRVDVPGNPAAQPVPISPSIPGTSVLKAWCVSPEDKQQAALLRPTEVYWDLDIQTNAVIKQRAPSEVLSPHPEVELLRSQLILKLRQHYRELCQQREGIDPPRESFNRWMLERKVVDKGTDPLLPSDCEPVVSPSMFREIMNDIPIRLSRIKFREEAKRLLFKYAEAAKRLIESRSASPDSRKVVKWNVEDTFSWLRRDHSASKEDYMDRLEHLRKQCGPHVSAAAKDSVEGICSKIYYISLEYVKRIREKHLAILKENNISAETEAPEVQDRLVYCYPVRLAIPSPPLPSVEMHMENNVACVRYKGEMVKVSRNYFSKLWLLYRYSCIDDSGFEKFLPRVWCLLRRYQMMFGVGLYEGTGLQGALPVHVFEALHKLFGVSFECFASPLNCYFKQYCSAFLDTDGYFGSRGPCLDFFPISGSFEANPPFCEELMDAMVSHFEKLLESSSEPLSFIVFIPEWRDPPTPALTRMEQSKFKRHQLILSAFDHEYRSGSQHVCKKEEMYYKAVHNTAVLFLQNSAGFAKWEPTPERLQELVAAYKHSGRTLSSSSSSSSSSSSSSADKERELGREQSSSRETNAN, translated from the exons ATGGCCAATGAGAATCACGGAAGCCCTGCGGAGGAAGCATCTCTAATGAGTCACTCACCTGGCACTTCCAACCAGaaccagcccagctcccccaaACCGATGCGACTGGTGCAGGACCTCCCAG ATGAGCTGGTGCAGGCTGGCTGGGAGAAGTGCTGGAGCAAACGGGAGAATCGCCCTTACTACTTCAACCGCTTCACCAACCAGTCTCTGTGGGAAATGCCTGTTCTGGGACAGCATGATGTCATT TCAGACCCTCTGGGATTGAATGCGGCTCCTATGCCACTGGAAGGTGGAATGGTAGAGACCTCCGTGgacagcaggcagaggaagaggagattCTCTGAGGAGGTTCCCCCGAGTGGCAACAGTGTGAAAAAGCCCAGG GTGGATGTTCCGGGGAACCCAGCCGCTCAGCCAGTCCCCATCTCTCCCAGTATTCCAGGAACCTCTGTTTTGAAGGCATGGTGCGTTTCACCTGAAGATAAACAGCAGGCGGCTCTTTTACGACCAACCGA AGTATACTGGGACCTGGATATTCAGACAAATGCAGTGATTAAGCAGAGGGCACCCTCTGAAGTGCTCTCTCCACACCCCGAGGTGGAGCTGCTTCGATCCCAGCTCATTCTCAAGCTGCGGCAACACTATCgtgagctctgccagcagcgAGAAG GGATTGACCCCCCAAGGGAGTCTTTTAACCGCTGGATGTTGGAGAGGAAGGTGGTTGATAAAGGGACAGACCCTCTTTTACCGAGTGACTGCGAGCCAGTAGTGTCTCCTTCCATGTTCAGAGAAATCATGAATGACATTCCCATCAG GCTATCCAGAATCAAGTTCCGGGAGGAAGCCAAGAGACTGCTCTTCAAGTATGCTGAGGCTGCAAAACGGCTTATTGAATCCAG GAGTGCATCACCAGACAGCAGGAAAGTGGTGAAATGGAATGTGGAGGACACCTTCAGCTGGCTGCGACGGGACCATTCTGCTTCCAAGGAGGATTACATG GACCGCCTGGAGCACTTACGCAAGCAGTGTGGGCCCCACGTGTCTGCTGCAGCAAAGGACTCTGTTGAAGGCATCTGCAGTAAGATTTACTACATATCCCTTGAATACGTCAAGCGCATCCGGGAGAAGCATCTTGCCATCCTCAAAGAGAACAATATATCTG CTGAGACAGAAGCTCCTGAAGTCCAGGACAGGCTTGTGTACTGTTACCCAGTGCGACTGGCCATCCCTTCCCCACCACTCCCCAGTGTGGAAATGCACATGGAAAACAATGTGGCATGTGTGCGGTACAAGGGGGAAATGGTGAAAGTGAGCCGCAACTACTTCAGCAAGCTG TGGCTTCTCTATCGGTACAGTTGCATTGATGACTCTGGCTTTGAAAAGTTTCTGCCCAGGGTTTGGTGCCTTCTCCGTCGATACCAG ATGATGTTTGGTGTGGGCCTGTATGAAGGAACTGGCCTGCAGGGGGCACTGCCCGTGCACGTCTTTGAAGCCCTCCACAAGCTCTTTGGAGTGAGTTTTGAATGCTTTGCCTCGCCTCTGAATTGCTATTTTAAACAGTACTGTTCGGCCTTCTTGGATACAGACGGGTATTTTGGATCCAGGGG CCCGTGCCTGGATTTCTTCCCTATAAGTGGGTCTTTTGAGGCAAATCCTCCGTTCTGCGAGGAGCTGATGGATGCCATGGTCTCTCACTTTGAG AAATTGCTGGAGAGCTCCAGTGAGCCCCTCTCCTTCATTGTCTTCATCCCTGAGTGGAGGGACCCTCCTACACCAGCCCTGACCCGCATGGAGCAGAGCAAGTTCAAGCGGCACCAGCTCATCCTGTCAGCCTTTGATCACGAATACCGCAGCGGGTCTCAGCACGTCTGCAAAAA AGAGGAGATGTACTACAAGGCCGTGCACAACACCGCCGTCCTCTTCCTGCAGAACAGCGCGGGCTTTGCCAAGTGGGAGCCCACGCcggaacggctgcaggagctcgTTGCGGCCTACAAGCATTCGGGCCGGACCCTCAGCTCCTCGTCCTCGTCCTCCTCGTCCTCGTCGTCCTCCTCCGCAGACAAGGAGCGGGAGCTGGGCCGCGAGCAAAGCAGCAGCCGGGAGACTAATGCCAACTGA
- the LOC118258426 gene encoding E3 ubiquitin-protein ligase RNF182-like: MAGDGPPAASPPGAPGQDAAPVRPPGTMTHTDGTRGSSQPPVLAAHELECQICYSRYDARARRPKLLRCGHRLCARCLRKMVALGDASPRRLCCPFCRRQSPVPGGDAQWLQDDSEGLVCRERAQKRGPPATPEVLLCPSVLEPLAEPSPSSDCLVVTILEVPEDVVPPEGLGGLDVVQLYRPSSPVVLPSRGPAPKGRSWTWRAAPRCLLGTLCLLYCSSLPFGIYLLLTEHHSLGAALVSLLPASLLLCISYSLCQCLCREVFAFPSS, encoded by the exons aTGGCCGGGGACGGACCCCCTGCTGCATCCCCGCCGGGAGCCCCGGGACAGGACGCAG CCCCCGTCAGGCCCCCCGGCACCATGACCCACACGGACGGCACGCGGGGCAGCTCCCAGCCGCCGGTGCTCGCGGCCCACGAGCTGGAGTGCCAGATCTGCTACAGCCGCTACGACGCCCGTGCCCGCAGACCCAAGCTGCTCCGCTGCGGCCACCGCCTCTGCGCCAGGTGCCTGCGCAAGATGGTGGCGCTGGGGGACGCGTCGCCCCGCCGGCTCTGCTGCCCCTTCTGCCGCCGGCAGAGCCCGGTGCCCGGCGGGGACGCGCAGTGGCTGCAGGACGACAGCGAGGGGTTGGTGTGCCGTGAGCGGGCCCAGAAGCGGGGCCCCCCCGCAACCCCCGAggtcctgctctgccccagcgTGCTGGAGCCCCTGGCGGAGCCCTCGCCCAGCTCCGACTGCCTGGTTGTCACCATCCTGGAGGTGCCTGAGGACGTGGTGCCGCCTGAGGGGCTGGGTGGGCTGGATGTGGTGCAGCTCTACCGCCCCAGCAGCCCGGTCGTGCTGCCaagccgcggccccgcgcccaAGGGCCGCTCGTGGACGTGGCGAGCCGCCCCCCGCTGCCTGCTGGGCACGCTCTGCCTCCTCtactgcagctccctgcccttcGGCATCTACCTCCTGCTCACTGAGCACCACAGCCTGGGCGCTGCGCTGGTCAGCCTCCTGCccgcctccctcctcctctgcatCTCCTACAGCCTCTGCCAGTGCCTGTGCCGGGAGGTTTTTGCCTTCCCCTCGTCCTGA